A single window of Candidatus Bathyarchaeota archaeon DNA harbors:
- the prf1 gene encoding peptide chain release factor aRF-1, protein MEKTKKRTSLQRYRLKKALDILANKEGRGTELISLYIPPGRQISEVVSMLRQEYGTASNIKSTTTRKNVQDAIVKVMQRLKLFKQVPETGLVIFCGALPQNGPGSEKIETYVIIPPEPIQIYLYRCDSRFHTEHLQEFLKERESYGILVMEASSATFAVLKGKRLEIVRKITSGVPGKHRAGGQSARRFERLRDMRLQEYFRRVGNYANEIFLSIPDLKGIILAGPGPTKYDFQKGDYLNYQLKDKIIDVIDTAYSDEQGVEEVVEKAPEIMQKIRYIEEKNLIQKFLYHIGHDTGMATYGEEEVRRALEMGAVETLLLSEAIDIARVTVKCSACGYTEQHTLKTKELPSFESSLVGKPCPKCKAPALSVVDEKELIEDLAKLAEQSNTEVEIISTETEEGQMLLKSFGGIAAILRFKLPE, encoded by the coding sequence TTCAACGATATCGACTTAAAAAAGCACTGGACATACTAGCCAATAAAGAGGGAAGAGGAACAGAACTTATTTCGCTCTATATTCCGCCAGGCCGCCAAATCAGCGAAGTAGTGTCAATGCTGAGGCAAGAGTACGGAACAGCCTCAAACATAAAGTCAACTACCACCCGTAAAAACGTTCAAGACGCAATAGTCAAAGTCATGCAAAGACTAAAGCTCTTCAAGCAAGTTCCAGAAACAGGCTTAGTAATCTTCTGCGGTGCATTGCCCCAAAACGGACCTGGAAGCGAAAAAATAGAAACCTACGTGATTATCCCGCCGGAACCCATCCAAATATACCTCTACCGCTGCGACTCCAGATTCCACACAGAGCACCTACAAGAGTTCCTAAAAGAAAGAGAATCATACGGGATACTCGTCATGGAAGCTTCCTCAGCGACCTTCGCAGTGCTAAAAGGTAAAAGACTTGAAATAGTGCGAAAAATAACTTCAGGAGTCCCTGGAAAACATAGGGCTGGAGGCCAATCCGCAAGAAGATTTGAACGTTTAAGGGACATGCGACTGCAAGAATATTTCCGCAGAGTAGGCAATTATGCAAATGAAATTTTCCTTTCAATACCCGATTTAAAGGGAATAATCCTAGCCGGGCCAGGCCCAACCAAATATGATTTTCAGAAAGGCGACTACTTAAACTATCAGCTTAAGGATAAAATCATCGACGTTATTGACACCGCCTACTCGGATGAGCAGGGAGTTGAAGAAGTTGTTGAGAAGGCTCCCGAAATAATGCAGAAAATCCGCTATATTGAAGAGAAAAATCTAATTCAAAAATTCCTTTATCATATTGGACATGACACTGGGATGGCAACTTATGGAGAAGAAGAAGTGAGACGGGCCTTAGAAATGGGAGCTGTTGAAACTTTGCTGTTATCGGAAGCCATAGACATCGCACGGGTCACAGTTAAATGCAGTGCATGTGGCTATACGGAACAGCATACATTAAAAACCAAGGAACTGCCAAGCTTTGAATCAAGCCTTGTGGGGAAACCGTGCCCAAAATGTAAGGCTCCTGCCCTCTCGGTGGTTGATGAAAAAGAACTGATTGAAGATTTAGCCAAACTCGCAGAGCAGTCAAACACGGAAGTAGAAATAATATCTACAGAAACCGAGGAGGGCCAAATGCTTCTAAAGTCTTTCGGAGGAATAGCTGCCATCTTAAGGTTTAAACTTCCAGAATAG
- a CDS encoding valine--tRNA ligase, which yields MKALPKNFDILAVEEKWQKLWEEMGIYRFDWNDKEKPTFSIDTPPPYPSGDFHMGNVLNWTYFDIVARYKRMKGYNVYFPQGWDCHGLPTEVETEEKYGIKKTEVPPDKFRRLCEQFVEKYIALMKKAIIRLGCSIDWTTEYKTMDPNYWRKTQLSFIILFRKGFIYQGTHPVNWCPRCETAIADAEVEHEKRKGILHYIKFPLEEGGHLTIATTRPELIPACVTVAVNPNDERYKDYVGKEIRVPIVNRKVKIIADEMVDPEFGTGVVMICTYGDKADVKSVAKNKLPVITIITQDGKMNEKAGKYAGLTIEEAKKAIVEDLKQEGLLEKTEEIQQEVGVCWRCKTPVEILERKQWFMKTRILTDKVEKTAHEVKWYPDYMKYRLIDWAKSLDWDWVISRQRVFATPIPIWYCEKCGEIILAEPEWLPIDPKLEPPKISKCPKCGHNKFIPERDVLDTWFDSSITCAVHAGWPDKPDWRRLFPADLHPSGTDIIRTWAYYLMVRHLALFDEKPYKACLINGMVLGTDGTKMSKSRGNYVTTLEVIGKYGADATRQWAAAGGATGSDIPFRWPDVEYGWRFLIKLWNAARFVSLHLKDYTPKETVKLQPLDKWLLSKLEKVTDKVGKALENYQFNIAIEAAREFTWHVLCDQYIEAVKDRLYRKEVYGEEKRKAAQYTLYNALYRTLQLLAPFIPHITEEIYQAMYAEEKGYKSIHISPWPTVNKELIDEKAEKIGDKTIALIAEIRRDKAKRRLPLNTEIKKLIVYAGNEENAEAIELCRDDIVGACRAKELQIISGGGEGKAVEDFPEIKFKAEY from the coding sequence ATGAAAGCTTTGCCGAAAAATTTCGATATACTTGCGGTCGAGGAGAAGTGGCAGAAGCTTTGGGAAGAGATGGGTATCTACCGGTTTGACTGGAACGACAAGGAAAAACCGACATTTAGCATTGATACGCCTCCGCCTTATCCCTCAGGCGACTTCCACATGGGAAATGTGCTTAACTGGACATACTTCGACATAGTTGCCAGATACAAACGCATGAAAGGCTATAACGTTTATTTCCCCCAAGGCTGGGACTGCCACGGACTCCCAACAGAAGTAGAAACTGAAGAGAAATATGGAATAAAGAAAACTGAAGTGCCCCCGGACAAGTTTAGGCGTTTATGCGAACAGTTTGTGGAGAAATATATTGCACTAATGAAGAAAGCCATCATAAGGCTTGGGTGCTCAATTGACTGGACAACAGAGTATAAAACCATGGATCCAAACTACTGGCGTAAAACTCAGCTTTCCTTCATAATACTCTTCCGGAAGGGCTTCATCTATCAGGGAACACATCCAGTTAACTGGTGTCCAAGATGCGAAACAGCAATTGCAGATGCAGAAGTGGAACATGAAAAACGCAAAGGCATATTGCATTACATAAAGTTTCCATTAGAAGAAGGCGGACACCTAACAATTGCAACTACGAGGCCTGAACTTATACCAGCATGTGTAACCGTGGCTGTAAATCCAAACGATGAACGATACAAAGACTACGTTGGAAAGGAAATTAGAGTCCCGATTGTAAACAGGAAAGTCAAGATAATAGCCGACGAGATGGTTGACCCAGAATTTGGAACAGGCGTAGTGATGATATGCACTTATGGCGATAAGGCCGACGTGAAAAGCGTGGCCAAAAACAAGCTTCCAGTCATAACGATAATAACTCAAGACGGAAAAATGAATGAGAAAGCTGGAAAATACGCTGGTTTAACGATAGAAGAGGCAAAAAAGGCTATAGTTGAAGATTTAAAGCAAGAAGGCTTGCTTGAAAAAACAGAGGAAATTCAGCAAGAAGTAGGCGTCTGCTGGAGATGCAAGACCCCAGTTGAAATTCTTGAAAGAAAACAGTGGTTTATGAAAACACGAATATTAACTGACAAAGTGGAAAAGACTGCCCACGAAGTGAAATGGTATCCTGATTACATGAAGTATAGGCTTATTGACTGGGCTAAAAGCCTAGACTGGGACTGGGTAATTTCGAGACAAAGAGTGTTTGCAACTCCAATTCCAATTTGGTACTGTGAAAAATGCGGAGAAATCATTTTGGCCGAGCCGGAATGGTTGCCGATAGACCCGAAACTTGAGCCTCCGAAAATAAGTAAGTGTCCAAAATGTGGACATAACAAGTTTATTCCAGAAAGAGATGTGCTAGACACGTGGTTTGATTCTTCAATAACCTGCGCTGTTCACGCCGGGTGGCCCGACAAACCAGACTGGCGAAGACTGTTTCCAGCAGACTTGCATCCGTCTGGAACCGACATCATTAGAACATGGGCCTACTACTTGATGGTTCGCCACCTAGCACTTTTCGATGAAAAACCCTACAAGGCATGCTTAATCAACGGAATGGTCCTCGGAACAGATGGAACAAAAATGAGTAAATCAAGGGGAAACTACGTGACTACTCTTGAAGTTATTGGAAAATACGGTGCAGACGCAACTAGACAGTGGGCTGCAGCCGGCGGTGCAACAGGCTCCGACATACCTTTCCGTTGGCCAGACGTCGAATATGGTTGGCGCTTTCTAATCAAGCTTTGGAACGCAGCAAGATTCGTAAGCTTACACCTAAAAGACTACACTCCAAAAGAAACGGTGAAATTGCAACCTTTAGATAAGTGGCTTCTAAGCAAACTTGAAAAGGTCACGGATAAAGTGGGCAAGGCTCTTGAAAACTACCAGTTTAACATCGCCATAGAGGCTGCTAGGGAGTTTACTTGGCATGTTTTGTGCGACCAGTACATAGAGGCAGTAAAGGATAGACTTTACAGAAAAGAAGTGTATGGAGAAGAGAAACGTAAAGCTGCACAGTACACTCTCTACAATGCGCTTTACAGAACCCTACAACTGCTTGCCCCATTCATTCCACACATAACCGAAGAAATCTACCAAGCAATGTACGCTGAGGAGAAAGGTTACAAAAGCATACACATTTCACCGTGGCCAACTGTAAACAAAGAACTAATCGACGAAAAGGCAGAAAAGATAGGAGACAAAACAATAGCACTAATCGCCGAAATAAGAAGAGACAAAGCAAAAAGGAGACTGCCGTTGAACACTGAAATAAAAAAGTTAATCGTATACGCTGGAAACGAAGAAAATGCAGAAGCAATCGAACTTTGCAGAGACGACATAGTTGGAGCATGCAGAGCTAAAGAACTTCAAATCATTTCAGGCGGCGGAGAAGGAAAAGCTGTTGAAGACTTCCCGGAAATAAAGTTTAAAGCTGAATATTAG
- a CDS encoding MBL fold metallo-hydrolase gives MTLEIIFLGTGGGRFATITQKRRTAGIRILGEKINLHLDPGPGALVYSVASGLPPEKINALLVSHCHPDHYTDAEIFIEAMTRGMTKKRGVLAAARSVLYGNETCGPSISRYHQQMPEKIIEARPGVRFQVEDLNVVVTEARHSDPDTVGFRFETEDVGDIAYTSDTEYFEGIGKHYEGVRLLILCVMRPAGKPWKGHMTTEDAIKIIEEVNPENAIITHFGMQMIFRGPRNEAKLIESKTGVPTIAANDGMHVRVGQEIEILKTRQKAQLGLEEFFMQKK, from the coding sequence ATGACTTTGGAAATAATCTTTCTTGGAACCGGCGGCGGAAGATTCGCAACAATAACGCAGAAACGAAGAACAGCTGGAATACGCATACTTGGGGAAAAAATAAACTTACATTTGGATCCAGGCCCCGGAGCACTAGTCTATTCGGTTGCAAGCGGGCTCCCACCGGAAAAAATAAATGCTTTACTTGTTTCCCACTGCCACCCAGACCATTACACTGATGCTGAAATTTTCATTGAAGCCATGACCCGTGGAATGACAAAGAAAAGAGGAGTACTTGCGGCTGCACGAAGCGTTCTCTACGGAAACGAAACATGCGGACCGTCAATTTCTCGGTATCATCAGCAGATGCCAGAAAAAATAATAGAGGCAAGGCCAGGCGTAAGGTTTCAAGTTGAAGATCTAAACGTTGTTGTAACTGAGGCTAGGCATTCAGACCCAGACACCGTTGGCTTCAGATTTGAAACCGAGGATGTAGGCGACATAGCCTATACAAGCGACACAGAATACTTCGAGGGAATAGGAAAACACTACGAAGGCGTGAGACTGCTAATCCTATGCGTTATGAGGCCGGCTGGAAAGCCATGGAAGGGACACATGACAACCGAAGACGCAATAAAAATAATTGAGGAAGTTAACCCGGAAAATGCCATAATAACGCATTTTGGAATGCAAATGATATTTAGAGGCCCAAGGAATGAAGCTAAACTGATAGAAAGTAAGACTGGAGTGCCCACCATAGCAGCAAACGACGGCATGCATGTACGTGTAGGTCAGGAAATAGAAATTTTAAAAACCCGTCAAAAGGCTCAACTCGGCCTAGAAGAATTTTTCATGCAGAAAAAATAA
- the pyrH gene encoding UMP kinase, with translation MRLVIRFGGSVVASPLNPELIRKYVELMRKLRVDGHEIVAVVGGGEIARQFIQAAKKLNLTEEEQDELAIYVSRLIAELVRKKLGKDGCKNIPKSAQEAKNCLEKGKIVIMGGIKPGMTTDTVAALVAEATKADLLIKATDQEGIYTKDPRKHKDARLLKKVKVSELEKIFEENRHKAGIHQILDPEAVKILKRLGIKLVVVNGFNPENILLAIKGEEVGTVVEYQ, from the coding sequence ATGAGGCTTGTAATACGTTTCGGCGGCTCGGTTGTTGCTTCTCCACTTAATCCGGAACTGATAAGGAAATATGTGGAACTAATGAGGAAACTTAGGGTTGACGGCCACGAAATAGTGGCGGTTGTCGGCGGAGGAGAAATAGCTAGGCAGTTCATTCAAGCAGCAAAAAAGCTTAATTTAACAGAAGAAGAGCAGGATGAACTGGCAATCTACGTTTCTAGGCTAATAGCAGAACTTGTACGCAAAAAACTGGGAAAAGATGGATGTAAAAATATTCCTAAATCTGCCCAAGAGGCGAAAAACTGTCTCGAAAAGGGAAAAATAGTTATTATGGGAGGCATAAAACCGGGAATGACAACAGACACAGTTGCGGCATTAGTAGCTGAAGCTACAAAAGCTGACTTACTCATAAAGGCAACAGACCAAGAGGGAATCTACACAAAGGATCCTAGAAAACACAAGGATGCGAGGCTGCTGAAAAAAGTGAAAGTCAGCGAACTGGAAAAAATATTCGAGGAAAATAGGCATAAGGCTGGGATACATCAAATCCTAGACCCAGAAGCAGTAAAAATTCTGAAGAGACTTGGAATAAAACTGGTTGTTGTTAACGGGTTTAACCCAGAAAACATTTTGTTAGCCATTAAAGGCGAAGAAGTTGGAACTGTTGTTGAATACCAATAA
- a CDS encoding radical SAM protein, with translation MISMLEAEEQEKFEMYSASICPVCQRRVPMRIYEEDGVIYLEKTCPEHGKFEDVYWGDAELYKWFFKNWYTARYIGDGLENPHTEIANGCPYDCGLCPQHKTHTVLGIIDVTNRCNMACPICFAYAGAANYIYEPSYDQIVEMIRNLRNNKPWPCNALQFSGGEPTLRNDLPDLIREAKKAGITHVEVNSNGLRLAEDIEYFRKLREAGMDTLYLQFDGLREEIYKKLRGRADLVPIKEKVIENAREIGLKSIVLVVTLAKDVNDKDLGSIIDYAVKNKDVVRCVNIQPISMAGRARKEQMRKMRITIPDALKLIEEQTQGAVTRWDWRPVNWPVPVSKGMEILKNRMYPEFTMHPMCGAATFIVVEDDGSYKPITKVVDVDNFADIFWQVYYMGIEGKKTRAKMKLLKLLSLIKSGLIRSLIKNVITKGSYEALGQFMYKVVMIGIMHFQDVWNMDLDRVQKCAIHYATPDGKIRSFCTYNSLYRNKVEKEFAISIDEWTSKTGKRINEPA, from the coding sequence ATGATTAGTATGTTGGAGGCTGAGGAACAGGAAAAGTTTGAGATGTACTCGGCGAGCATCTGCCCTGTCTGTCAGAGAAGGGTTCCCATGAGAATTTACGAGGAAGACGGAGTTATTTATCTTGAGAAGACCTGTCCTGAACATGGAAAGTTTGAGGATGTCTACTGGGGAGACGCTGAACTCTATAAGTGGTTTTTCAAAAACTGGTACACAGCCAGATATATTGGCGATGGATTAGAAAATCCACATACGGAAATTGCGAATGGATGCCCTTATGATTGCGGTTTGTGCCCCCAACATAAAACCCACACGGTTCTTGGAATAATCGACGTTACAAACAGATGCAATATGGCGTGCCCGATTTGCTTCGCCTATGCTGGAGCTGCAAATTACATTTATGAGCCGAGCTATGACCAAATAGTCGAAATGATCAGAAACCTTAGAAATAACAAGCCTTGGCCCTGTAACGCTTTACAATTTAGTGGAGGCGAACCAACCCTAAGAAACGACTTGCCAGACCTAATAAGAGAAGCGAAAAAGGCTGGAATAACCCATGTTGAAGTAAACAGTAACGGCCTCCGCTTGGCCGAAGACATAGAATACTTCAGAAAGCTAAGAGAAGCCGGAATGGACACGCTTTATCTGCAGTTTGACGGTTTAAGGGAGGAAATATACAAAAAATTAAGAGGAAGAGCCGATCTGGTTCCGATCAAGGAGAAAGTTATTGAAAACGCTAGGGAAATAGGCTTAAAATCCATAGTTTTGGTTGTAACTTTGGCAAAGGATGTGAATGACAAGGATTTAGGCAGCATAATTGATTATGCAGTTAAGAATAAGGACGTTGTTAGATGCGTTAACATTCAGCCCATTTCCATGGCTGGAAGAGCTAGAAAAGAGCAAATGAGAAAAATGCGCATCACAATCCCGGATGCTCTTAAACTTATAGAGGAGCAAACTCAAGGAGCAGTTACCCGCTGGGATTGGAGACCAGTTAACTGGCCAGTTCCAGTTTCTAAAGGTATGGAAATTCTGAAGAATAGAATGTATCCAGAGTTTACCATGCATCCGATGTGCGGAGCAGCAACATTCATAGTCGTAGAGGATGACGGCTCCTATAAGCCTATAACAAAAGTTGTTGATGTGGATAACTTTGCGGACATATTCTGGCAAGTATATTATATGGGTATTGAAGGGAAGAAGACGAGAGCTAAAATGAAGCTTCTAAAGCTCTTATCCTTGATAAAATCTGGTCTTATTCGAAGTCTAATCAAAAACGTGATAACTAAAGGTAGCTATGAAGCCCTAGGTCAATTCATGTATAAAGTGGTAATGATAGGAATCATGCACTTCCAAGACGTTTGGAACATGGACCTAGACCGAGTGCAAAAATGCGCAATACACTACGCCACTCCAGACGGAAAAATTAGGTCTTTCTGCACATACAACAGCCTATACAGAAACAAGGTTGAAAAAGAGTTCGCAATTTCAATCGATGAATGGACAAGCAAGACTGGAAAAAGAATTAATGAACCAGCATAG
- the pfkA gene encoding 6-phosphofructokinase, which produces MKRIAVVTSGGDAPGMNAAIRAIVRTAYPKGLKIFGFRRGFEGLINDNKVKLDPRSVGGIIHLGGTMLHTVRCPEFKRKKGLLKAAETLKKNRIDGLIVIGGNGSFKGAYELSQHCGTAIIGVPATIDNDVYGTDETIGFDTAVNTAVSLIDKIRDTAVSHERVFIVEVMGRKRGFLALEVGLTVGAESILVPEIKVDTEKICERIIENIKKGKRSNIIVAAEGVNITRKLARIIEKKTKCEVRITVLGHVQRGGHPTARSRMLACLFGEKAVNMLLEGERNKITAIQNGKITTADLKESFTKEKPLNLKLLKLAEKLSI; this is translated from the coding sequence TTGAAGAGAATAGCTGTTGTGACAAGCGGCGGCGACGCACCCGGCATGAACGCAGCTATAAGGGCAATAGTAAGAACAGCCTATCCGAAAGGTTTGAAGATTTTCGGTTTCAGAAGGGGGTTTGAAGGACTAATAAACGATAACAAGGTTAAGCTTGACCCCCGCTCAGTTGGTGGAATAATACATTTAGGCGGAACAATGCTTCATACAGTCAGATGCCCAGAGTTCAAAAGAAAGAAAGGACTGCTTAAAGCCGCTGAAACATTGAAGAAGAACAGAATTGACGGCCTAATAGTTATAGGTGGAAACGGCTCGTTTAAAGGAGCATATGAACTAAGTCAACACTGCGGCACAGCAATAATTGGAGTCCCAGCTACAATTGACAACGACGTCTACGGAACAGACGAAACAATAGGATTCGACACGGCGGTTAACACGGCTGTTTCATTAATAGACAAAATTAGAGACACAGCAGTTTCCCATGAAAGAGTCTTCATAGTAGAAGTTATGGGTAGAAAAAGAGGGTTCCTCGCATTGGAAGTAGGCCTCACAGTAGGTGCAGAAAGCATCCTAGTTCCAGAAATAAAAGTAGACACGGAAAAAATATGCGAAAGAATAATTGAAAACATCAAGAAGGGTAAACGTTCCAACATAATTGTTGCAGCTGAAGGAGTTAACATAACTAGGAAACTGGCGAGAATTATAGAGAAGAAAACAAAATGCGAAGTTAGAATAACGGTTCTAGGCCATGTGCAAAGAGGAGGACACCCCACCGCCAGAAGCCGCATGTTAGCTTGTCTCTTCGGAGAAAAAGCAGTAAACATGCTACTTGAAGGTGAAAGAAACAAAATAACCGCCATTCAAAATGGAAAAATAACAACAGCCGACTTAAAGGAATCATTCACAAAAGAAAAACCGCTAAATCTCAAACTGTTAAAGCTCGCAGAAAAACTTTCCATATAG
- a CDS encoding aldehyde ferredoxin oxidoreductase family protein yields the protein MYGWNGQILRVNLSEGKIAVQKYDAEFAKKFFGGRGFAAKILWDELQPGLDPFSPENKLVLAAGPLTGIPGPSSGKLVVASKSPLTGGYGDGNIGTMAAVHMRKAGYDTVVIEGKAEKPVYLYVENGKVSINSAEGLWGQTTFDAERKIKEVHGRNVGVITIGPAGENLVRYATTVSQEGRAGGRPGIGAVMGSKNLKAVVFKGTKEVSLAEPEAYRKLVTECYNSIKSSQGYGFWIRQGTMMTIEWCNENSVLPTSNFKEGIFEYYRCIDGYSLEAMKLKRRGCPNCNMQCGNVVIDLEGRESELDYENVAMLGSNIGVNQLGKVAVLNRMADELGLDTISLGNTLGFAMEATEKGLLKDGIEWGDFEKAKSLVEDIAYRRGLGDLLAEGVMRLSQKIGGGSERWAMHVKGLEISAYDCHTVPGMALAFATSPIGAHHKDAWVISWEVKTDREGYTQQKVDKVIEFQRIRGGMFECLVSCRLPWIELGFELEWYPKLLKAATGLTFTLEELTSVLGDRVYALIRAFWIREKQTWSRSYDYPPARWFEEPLTKGPYAGKRLDKERFDELLSMYYEARGWDNRGIPRKSTFEKLGLTEVASTLEKYVSLSD from the coding sequence ATGTATGGTTGGAACGGCCAAATATTACGAGTAAATCTTTCTGAAGGCAAGATAGCTGTGCAGAAGTATGACGCCGAGTTTGCAAAGAAGTTCTTTGGTGGAAGAGGATTTGCAGCTAAAATACTCTGGGATGAACTTCAGCCTGGCTTAGACCCTTTCAGTCCGGAAAACAAACTTGTTTTAGCTGCGGGTCCTCTAACTGGAATTCCCGGCCCAAGCTCAGGGAAGCTTGTGGTCGCCTCAAAAAGTCCACTTACTGGAGGATACGGAGACGGAAACATTGGGACTATGGCTGCTGTGCATATGAGAAAAGCCGGATACGACACTGTTGTAATTGAGGGAAAAGCCGAGAAGCCAGTTTACCTGTATGTTGAAAATGGGAAGGTAAGTATAAACAGCGCTGAAGGTCTCTGGGGCCAAACAACTTTTGATGCAGAGAGAAAAATCAAAGAGGTTCATGGAAGAAACGTTGGAGTAATCACCATTGGCCCCGCTGGAGAAAACCTCGTTAGATATGCGACAACTGTTTCCCAAGAAGGCCGAGCTGGAGGAAGACCTGGAATAGGTGCGGTTATGGGGTCTAAAAATCTTAAGGCAGTAGTTTTTAAGGGAACAAAGGAGGTTTCTTTGGCTGAGCCGGAAGCTTACAGAAAGCTTGTTACTGAATGTTACAATAGTATAAAGTCTAGTCAAGGTTATGGCTTCTGGATAAGGCAAGGAACCATGATGACTATTGAATGGTGTAATGAAAACTCTGTTTTGCCGACAAGCAACTTTAAGGAGGGAATCTTTGAGTATTATCGATGCATAGACGGCTATTCTTTGGAAGCCATGAAGCTCAAGCGTAGAGGATGCCCCAACTGCAACATGCAATGCGGAAACGTTGTAATCGACCTAGAAGGAAGGGAATCCGAGCTTGACTACGAAAATGTTGCAATGCTAGGTTCAAACATTGGAGTAAACCAGCTTGGAAAAGTTGCAGTTCTAAACAGAATGGCGGACGAACTTGGACTTGACACAATTTCTTTGGGAAACACGTTGGGCTTTGCGATGGAAGCAACGGAAAAGGGACTTTTAAAGGATGGAATAGAGTGGGGAGACTTTGAAAAGGCTAAGTCTCTAGTTGAAGATATCGCCTACAGACGGGGCTTAGGAGACTTACTTGCCGAGGGAGTTATGCGTTTAAGCCAAAAAATCGGCGGGGGATCCGAAAGGTGGGCTATGCACGTTAAGGGATTAGAAATTTCAGCCTATGACTGCCACACGGTGCCCGGAATGGCTCTTGCTTTTGCAACTTCGCCTATCGGTGCTCATCATAAAGACGCATGGGTTATCTCTTGGGAGGTTAAGACTGACCGGGAAGGCTACACTCAACAAAAGGTTGACAAGGTCATAGAATTTCAAAGAATTCGAGGCGGAATGTTTGAATGTCTAGTTTCATGTCGACTGCCATGGATTGAACTTGGATTCGAGCTTGAATGGTATCCCAAACTTTTGAAGGCTGCAACCGGTTTAACTTTCACTTTGGAAGAGCTTACAAGCGTTTTGGGCGACAGAGTTTACGCTTTGATAAGGGCTTTCTGGATTAGAGAAAAGCAAACGTGGAGCAGAAGCTATGACTATCCGCCTGCGAGATGGTTTGAAGAACCCTTAACAAAGGGGCCATACGCTGGCAAAAGACTTGACAAAGAAAGATTCGATGAGCTTTTGAGCATGTATTATGAGGCTAGAGGCTGGGATAATCGAGGGATACCCAGAAAAAGCACTTTTGAGAAATTGGGATTAACCGAAGTGGCGAGTACGCTTGAGAAGTATGTTTCATTAAGCGATTAG
- a CDS encoding 50S ribosomal protein P1: MEYIYAAMLLHKARKEINEESVAQVLKAAGVEADQARVKALVAALSEVDIEEAIKSAPTLMAAPAAAPAAPAAPAEEEKKEEKKEEEEKEKEEAALEGLGALFG; the protein is encoded by the coding sequence ATGGAATACATTTACGCTGCAATGCTCCTTCATAAAGCGAGAAAGGAAATTAACGAGGAAAGTGTAGCCCAAGTTTTGAAAGCCGCAGGAGTAGAGGCAGACCAAGCAAGAGTTAAGGCTTTAGTTGCAGCCTTATCGGAAGTCGACATAGAAGAAGCCATCAAGTCTGCACCCACTTTAATGGCTGCTCCAGCCGCAGCGCCAGCTGCACCAGCCGCTCCAGCAGAAGAGGAAAAGAAAGAAGAGAAGAAAGAGGAAGAAGAAAAAGAAAAGGAAGAAGCTGCACTGGAAGGCCTAGGAGCACTCTTCGGCTAG
- a CDS encoding 50S ribosomal protein L10, with product MPSQQVLTQKAQQVEEIKKLLSQYKVVGIASLEKVRAAQLQELKKKLEKQVYMRVFKNTLVKRAIEELNDSRLKKLEEYLTGANIFLFTNMNPFKLSILLEKNKVKAIAKAGDKAVNDIIVPAGNTGLPPGPVISQFSSVGIPTRIESGSVWINKDTLVCKKGEVISLQLANILSKLGIKAVEIGLTLKVVYDDGQIITEEDLMIDLEEIRKSIEEAQSYAFNLSINAAIPMPENISLLLQKAQQEAYTLAVNAAVPTKETIEDLLRKAYAEALSLSQQIKFD from the coding sequence ATGCCATCCCAACAAGTATTAACGCAAAAAGCGCAGCAAGTTGAAGAAATAAAGAAGCTTCTTAGCCAATACAAGGTTGTTGGCATAGCGAGTCTAGAAAAGGTTAGGGCGGCTCAACTTCAAGAGTTAAAGAAGAAACTTGAAAAACAAGTTTACATGCGTGTTTTCAAAAATACTCTTGTAAAAAGAGCAATAGAAGAACTAAACGATTCTAGGCTCAAAAAGCTTGAAGAATACCTAACTGGAGCTAATATATTCCTCTTTACAAACATGAATCCGTTTAAGCTTTCAATTCTTCTGGAGAAAAATAAGGTGAAAGCCATAGCAAAGGCTGGAGATAAGGCTGTTAACGACATTATTGTTCCTGCTGGAAATACGGGGCTGCCTCCAGGCCCGGTTATAAGCCAATTCAGCTCAGTTGGAATTCCAACGAGAATTGAGTCTGGAAGCGTCTGGATAAATAAGGACACACTCGTATGTAAGAAAGGCGAAGTAATCTCGCTTCAGTTGGCGAATATTCTTTCAAAGCTTGGAATAAAGGCTGTTGAAATCGGCCTCACGCTTAAAGTTGTTTACGATGATGGACAGATAATAACTGAAGAAGACTTAATGATTGACTTGGAGGAAATAAGAAAGAGCATAGAAGAGGCTCAAAGCTACGCTTTTAACCTGTCAATTAACGCGGCGATACCAATGCCGGAAAACATAAGTCTGCTGTTGCAGAAAGCCCAACAAGAAGCCTACACGCTTGCGGTTAACGCTGCAGTGCCAACCAAAGAAACAATAGAAGACTTGTTAAGAAAAGCCTACGCAGAAGCCCTAAGCCTAAGCCAACAAATTAAATTTGATTAA